A part of Salvelinus alpinus chromosome 5, SLU_Salpinus.1, whole genome shotgun sequence genomic DNA contains:
- the LOC139576681 gene encoding pleckstrin homology domain-containing family A member 2-like, whose protein sequence is MPYVDRQNRVCGFLDIEEKEGSSRFQRRYFILDTQGNTLQWYMDNPQNLPSGANAVGILQLTYISKVSEATGKQKSKTEFCFVINAVSRRYFLHANDAADLKDWVLALNKATKITVPKAGPLQHRSEVSTVTGEAGGKRLAYKTEIIGGVVVHTPIYQNEGEEMEVGDRRVSSVGSRPGVLRCGYCVKQGNVRKSWKRRFFTLDHNAVSYYKCEMDKEPLRAVPLRDIQKVHECLVKSGDLLMRDNLFEIITSSRVFYVQTDTPEDMQGWIRDIELKIQDFRGSAKGSAFTFASSLYRHGNTSHRGRQGDDRRPPLVKSCSVAPGWQPWTPVPQREAPALGTLDKDSPFSNLPSSLSSRSTSSSTSSSSSSPSTPTLIPQGVPAPALASGVGVPACPGPIAPDPSSSRRRHRSQPQPPKDRSFPFSLDDDGIRTTDV, encoded by the exons ATGCCATACGTGGACAGGCAGAACCGTGTGTGTGGCTTCCTGGACATTGAGGAGAAGGAGGGCAGCAGTCGCTTCCAGAGACGCtacttcatactggacacacagGGCAACACACTGCAGTGGTACATGGACAAcccccag AACCTGCCTAGTGGAGCGAACGCAGTTGGGATTCTGCAGCTGACATACATCTCCAAG GTGAGCGAGGCCACGGGGAAACAGAAGTCCAAGACTGAGTTCTGCTTTG TGATCAATGCCGTGTCTCGGCGTTATTTCCTCCATGCCAACGATGCTGCTGACCTGAAAGACTGGGTCCTCGCTCTGAACAAAGCTACCAAGATCACT GTCCCTAAAGCAGGGCCTCTCCAGCACAGATCAGAGGTTTCTACAGTAACCGGTGAGGCAGGGGGTAAGAGGCTGGCCTACAAGACTGAGATCATCGGGGGAGTGGTGGTGCACACACCCATCTACCAG aatGAGGGGGAGGAAATGGAGGTAGGGGACAGGAGGGTCTCCTCTGTAGGCAGTAGACCAGGTGTACTGAGGTGTGGCTATTGTGTCAAACAGGGTAACgtg AGGAAAAGCTGGAAGAGACGTTTCTTCACACTGGACCACAACGCTGTCAGTTACTACAAGTGTGAAATG GATAAGGAGCCTCTGAGAGCTGTTCCTCTGAGAGACATTCAGAAGGTCCATGAGTGTCTGGTGAAATCTGG GGACCTGCTGATGAGAGATAACCTGTTTGAGATCATCACCAGCTCCAGGGTCTTCTACGtccag ACAGACACTCCAGAGGACATGCAGGGCTGGATCAGAGACATTGAGTTGAAGATACAGGACTTCAGAGGCTCTGCCAAG ggttctGCATTTACGTTTGCCTCCTCTCTGTATCGCCATGGTAACACCTCCCACCGTGGTCGCCAGGGAGATGACAGGAGACCCCCACTAGTGAAGTCGTGTTCCGTGGCCCCGGGGTGGCAGCCCTGGACCCCTGTACCCCAAAGAGAGGCTCCCGCTCTGGGCACACTGGACAAGGACAGTCCCTTTAGCAATCTGCCCTCCAGTCTTTCCTCTcgctccacctcttcctccacctcctcatctTCATCATCCCCCTCCACACCCACTCTCATCCCACAGGGggtcccagctccagccctagCCAGTGGTGTGGGGGTCCCAGCCTGCCCTGGCCCCATAGCTCCAGACCCCTCCAGCAGCCGGAGGAGACACCGCTCTCAGCCTCAGCCCCCCAAAGACCGCAGCTTCCCTTTCAGCCTGGACGATGATGGCATCCGCACCACCGACGTCTAG